The Bradysia coprophila strain Holo2 chromosome IV, BU_Bcop_v1, whole genome shotgun sequence genome includes a region encoding these proteins:
- the LOC119066706 gene encoding uncharacterized protein LOC119066706, producing MEIIPEGKHFRLVQDNELPEILKYLERYLPEALKFHQTIKTYLNDGVWQFYFYVSKNWPEDPICLHFPGCTLTPKNNIYGSFGIFCPSERIECVDLLETEDILIDWREPMYLNFTHIAIMNRLDAFYGRKFGIMERLAGDIYISKGPIDEVELESLPSEEVEMRELTIDNVNTIHDLYPANEIECVEAFEKLVKTLPGFGIFTKGNGQLAAWMMHSYYGAMFSMQTRPEYRRKGYGIHLAQALTLRVKSRGYTPFVVIRPENDASRNLYTKLGFVRAFATVRVTLSPNKIQMKANGDVIADNDNIPYENENGHGAPNGNDNHHHNNDDDDAQQDEGIEDMRNETVDNVSVLSNDDRDEGIDEEDGRDD from the exons TTCCATCAAACAATTAAAACGTACCTGAATGACGGTGTCTGGCAGTTCTATTTTTATGTATCGAAAAATTGGCCGGAAGATCCAATTTGCTTGCACTTTCCCGGATGTACTCTAACG cccaaaaacaatatttatggAAGTTTTGGAATATTCTGTCCAAGCGAACGAATCGAATGCGTAGACTTGCTGGAAACAGAGGATATACTCATTGACTGGAGAGAGCCAATGTACCTGAATTTTACGCACATAGCTATTATGAATCGGTTGGATGCATTCTACGGAAGGAAATTTGGCATTATGGAACGACTTGCGGGTGATATTTATATAAGCAAGGGACCAATAGACGAAGTGGAATTGGAAAG CCTACCGTCCGAAGAAGTTGAAATGAGAGAACTGACCATTGATAATGTAAATACCATCCATGACCTCTATCCAGCAAATGAGATCGAATGCGTAGAAGCATTTGAAAAGTTAGTTAAAACTCTTCCAGGTTTCGGTATTTTTACGAAAGGAAACGGCCAACTAGCTGCATGGATGATGCATTCATATTATGGTGCCATGTTTTCGATGCAAACGCGACCCGAATACCGCAGAAAAGG GTACGGAATCCATCTGGCGCAGGCCTTAACGCTACGAGTGAAAAGTCGAGGTTACACACCATTTGTAGTGATTCGTCCAGAGAACGATGCGTCCCGTAATTTGTATACAAAATTAGGTTTTGTTCGGGCATTTGCGACCGTACGGGTTACATTAAGTCCGAATAAAATTCAGATGAAAGCCAACGGTGATGTTATTGCTGACAATGACAATATTCCATATGAGAATGAGAATGGTCATGGAGCTCCCAATGGCAATGACAACCACCACCATAACAACGACGACGATGATGCTCAACAAGACGAAGGGATAGAAGATATGCGCAATGAGACGGTTGATAATGTATCTGTTTTATCGAACGATGACCGAGACGAAGGCATTGACGAAGAGGATGGGAGAGACGATTAG